CCTCAGAGTTGAGGGAGATGAGGGAGATGCTGAAAGTTCAGCAGGAGCAGCTGAACCAACTTACTCAAAGCATTTCTCGCTTGCAGAGCTCACATCAGCGCAGTCATTCTTCTCACCGCACTCCCGTAATCTGTAGACGGTGCCAGCAGCCTGGTCACATTGCCAGGGAATGTGATGGCGTTCGTGTTACACCCCGCTCCCAGCCTCCTTTGCCTGCTCAACAGTTTGGCAAGCAGTCCCAGAGGTCGTTGGAAAACTAGCGCCCGCCGAGTTGCAGAGCCACAGTTCGGGGGGTGCACTCATTGGCTCAGGTGAGGTTTCTGGTGACTTGGAGCAAGCTTCCAAGCTCATGTCGTCTTGTCCACACTTAAATGTGAGCATGGGTGGAGTCACCGTGCCTTGTTTGATAGACACGGGGTCCATGGTGTCTACAGTCACTGAAGGTTTCTTTCAGCAGTACTTTGAACCTTGGGGTCAAGAGAAACTTCAGACTTGCCACTGGCTGCAGCTTCGAGCAGCTAATGGGCTAGCCATTCCTTACATTGGCTACTTAGAGCTAGATATCAAGCTCTGCGATAAGTTAGTGCCACGGTGTGgtgttttggtggtcaaagaccCTCCGGGGGGCATGTCTTCTCAGGTCCCTGGTGTGTTGGGGATGAACATCATACGCCGGTGTTACAGAGAGCTTTTTGGCCAACACGGTTTGGCCTTGTTTGACCTGCCCTCTGTTTCAAAGGCCCCAGAGCCTATTGTTCAGGCACTGCAAGGGTGCCATCAGGCTAGTGTGAGGCCTCCTCAAGAGGCCTCAGGTAGGGTCAAGGTGCGTGGCAGGAAGGCTTGTCGGATCCCTGGTgggatgatgaagatggtggCTGCCACATGCTCGGAGCAGTACTCGTGCTCCACAGTATTGTTTGAGCCTCTGGACTCTGGCCTCCCGGCTGGACTGCTTGCGTCCCCTGCTCTGGTTCGTGTGGAGAGGGGAACTGCCTACATCCCTGTTGTTAATGTAGGCTCCACAGACGCGTTGCTTTATCCTCGCACCGTTGTCGGCACTTTGACAGAGGTCAGTGTGGTGAGCTTGCCTGCGGGTGTCACTGAGGTGCCATCGGGTGTGGCCTCAGTGACATCTCAGTTTGCCTCTGGTTCAGTTCCGGATCAGTTCGCAACCATTGATTTGGCTTCCTTGTCTGCTGAAGAGCAGAAGAAGGTGAGGGCTTTGCTTTCAAAGTATTCCTCTGTCTTCTCCACCCACGATGGTGACCTGGGCTGCACTAACCTGGTTAGCCATGAGATTCCTCTTTTGGATGATGTTCCTGTTCGGCAGCGCTACAGGCGCATTCCTCCATCCGATTATGAACTTGTCAAGGAGCACATTAACCAGCTGTTGGAGGCTCAGGTAATTCAGGAGAGTAGCAGTCCTTGTGCGTCTCCCATTGTGTTGGTTAAAAAGAAAGACGGTAGCCTACGCATGTGCGTGGACTACAGGCAATTGAACACCAAAACCAGAAAGGATGCATTTCCTCTTCCCCGCATCGAGGAATCCCTTGATGCACTTACTGGTGCTCGCTGGTTTTCCACAATGGATTTAGCCAGTGGGTACAATCAGGTTCCAGTGTCTGAGGTAGACCGGCCTAAAACGGCGTTTTGTACTCCATTCGGCCTTTTCGAATGGAATCGCATGCCCTTTGGACTCTGTAACGCCCCCAGCACCTTCCAGCGGTTAATGCAGAGGCTTTTTGGGGACCAACAGTGTCGGTCTTTGCTTTTATATCTTGACGACATTGTTGTTTTCTCCTCCACTGTCGAGCAACATCTGGAGAGGCTGGAAGTGGTGCTGGGACGGCTGCAGCAGGAGGGCCTCAAGGCAAAACTTGTCAAGTGTGCCTTCTTTCGGCGTGAGGTGCAGTACTTGGGGCATGTGATTTCTGAGGCAGGTGTTTCCACTGACCCCAGCAAGGTCGAGGTGGTCGCCAGTTGGCAACCCCCGACTACCATCTCCGAACTGCGGTCATTCCTTGGCTTTGCCAGTTATTACCGTCGGTTTGTTGAGGGTTTTGCCAAGCTGGCTGCTCCTCTACACAAGTTGGTTGCAGAACTTGGGGGCTCAAAGACCCAGAAGAGGTCACAGCGAGGCATAACTGGGCACTGGACTCAAGAGTGTCAGCGGACTTTCGAGGCACTTAAGTTGAAGCTCACTACGGCACCTGTGCTCGCATATGCCGATTTCTCCCTCCCTTTTATTCTGGAGGTCGACGCAAGCCATAGTGGCCTTGGAGCTGTGTTATCACAGGAGCAGGATGGTAAGGTGGGGCCTATTGCCTATGCCAGCCGGGGTCTGAGGCCCACGGAGCGTAACATGGCCAACTATAGCTCCATGAAGTTGGAGTTTTTGGCTCTCAAGTGGGCCATGACTGAAAAGTTTAGAGAATATCTGCTTGGCCATAAGTGTATTGTTTATACCGACAATAATCCACTCAGCCACCTGTCGACTGCTAAACTAGGCGCCACCGAACAACGTTGGGCAGCCCAGCTTGCTTCCTTCGACTTTGAAATCAAGTATCGCTCCGGAAAGAGTAACAGTAATGCTGATGCTTTATCTCGCCAGCATCCCCCTGCAGTGCCGGACATGGAAGCTATGCTTCCTGGCACAGGGCTTCCTGAGCCTTTGCAGCAAGCTCTGCAGGCCCAGAGGACTGAGGCATCCCAAGCTGTCGTCATAGCCCTGCCCAGTCATACACCAGCTGACATCCGTGCACTCCAGGAAGCGGACCCCACTATCCGGGAACTGCTACCTTTCTGGAAGCAGAAGCAGCGCCCCACCCAGGAGGAGCGTGAACGGTTGTCCCCACCTGCGTTGGCGCTGCTCCGGCAATGGGACCGCTTGGCTGAGAAGGAGGGAGTCCTGTATCGCCAGATCTTTCGTCCTGATGGTGCAGAGGTAGTACTGCAGTTGTTGTTGCCTATTGTCCTAAGGGAAGAGGTATTGAGGGACGTCCATCAGAGGCATGGCCACCAGGGAGTGGAGAGGACCTTGGGGCTTTTACGTCAACGGTGTTATTGGCTGCGTATGTCCTCTGATGTAGCCCAGTGGTGCCATGCTTGTGACAGGTGCCAAGTTGCGAAAGAAGTTCAGCCAACTGCTCGCAGCTCCATGGGGCACCTGCTAGCTTCTCGACCCAATGAGATCCTGGCCATGGATTTCACATTGATGGAACCTACCCACAATGGTattgaaaatgtctttgtcatgACTGATGTTTTCAGTAAATATACGTTGGCCGTTGCCACCTGTGACCAACGAGCCGCTACTGTAGCTCAAGTGTTGGTAACTGAATGGTTCTCGAAGTTCGGGGTCCCTGCACGTATACATTCGGACCAAGGCCGAAATTTCGAGAGTGTTCTTATTCAACAGTTGTGTGCCCTTTATGGGATTGAGAAGTCACGCACCACACCATACCATCCAGCCGGTAATGGACAGTGTGAACGGTTCAACCGTACCCTTCACAACTTGCTGCGTACTCTCCCAGTGTCTCGGAAACGAGACTGGAACTCCTGTTTGCCACAACTGTTGTATTCCTATAACACTACTCCCCACCAGGCAACTGGAGAATCACCTTTTCTCCTGATGTTTGGCCAGGAGCCAAGACTCCCAATTGATTTTCTGTTGGGACGAGTTCAGGACCCTGTTGCCGGTGCGGTCCATGATTGGATTCAGGAGCATCGGACTCGGTTGCAGATTGCCTTTGAAGGGGCCAGAGACCAGCTAAGAGTTGCAGCACAACGGCGAAAGAAAAACTATGACCAACATGTCCGGGATGACCCCTTGCCTGAGGGCCAGTTGGTCCTGTTGCGGGATTTTAGTGCGAAAGGGCGCCATAAGATCCAGGATCTGTGGGGCTCTGTGGTGCACATGGTGCTTAAGGCACCAAAAGAAGGAGGCTCGGTGTATACTGTTGCACCAGCGGACGACCAGACTA
This window of the Plectropomus leopardus isolate mb unplaced genomic scaffold, YSFRI_Pleo_2.0 unplaced_scaffold5058, whole genome shotgun sequence genome carries:
- the LOC121939556 gene encoding uncharacterized protein LOC121939556 translates to MGGVTVPCLIDTGSMVSTVTEGFFQQYFEPWGQEKLQTCHWLQLRAANGLAIPYIGYLELDIKLCDKLVPRCGVLVVKDPPGGMSSQVPGVLGMNIIRRCYRELFGQHGLALFDLPSVSKAPEPIVQALQGCHQASVRPPQEASGRVKVRGRKACRIPGGMMKMVAATCSEQYSCSTVLFEPLDSGLPAGLLASPALVRVERGTAYIPVVNVGSTDALLYPRTVVGTLTEVSVVSLPAGVTEVPSGVASVTSQFASGSVPDQFATIDLASLSAEEQKKVRALLSKYSSVFSTHDGDLGCTNLVSHEIPLLDDVPVRQRYRRIPPSDYELVKEHINQLLEAQVIQESSSPCASPIVLVKKKDGSLRMCVDYRQLNTKTRKDAFPLPRIEESLDALTGARWFSTMDLASGYNQVPVSEVDRPKTAFCTPFGLFEWNRMPFGLCNAPSTFQRLMQRLFGDQQCRSLLLYLDDIVVFSSTVEQHLERLEVVLGRLQQEGLKAKLVKCAFFRREVQYLGHVISEAGVSTDPSKVEVVASWQPPTTISELRSFLGFASYYRRFVEGFAKLAAPLHKLVAELGGSKTQKRSQRGITGHWTQECQRTFEALKLKLTTAPVLAYADFSLPFILEVDASHSGLGAVLSQEQDGKVGPIAYASRGLRPTERNMANYSSMKLEFLALKWAMTEKFREYLLGHKCIVYTDNNPLSHLSTAKLGATEQRWAAQLASFDFEIKYRSGKSNSNADALSRQHPPAVPDMEAMLPGTGLPEPLQQALQAQRTEASQAVVIALPSHTPADIRALQEADPTIRELLPFWKQKQRPTQEERERLSPPALALLRQWDRLAEKEGVLYRQIFRPDGAEVVLQLLLPIVLREEVLRDVHQRHGHQGVERTLGLLRQRCYWLRMSSDVAQWCHACDRCQVAKEVQPTARSSMGHLLASRPNEILAMDFTLMEPTHNGIENVFVMTDVFSKYTLAVATCDQRAATVAQVLVTEWFSKFGVPARIHSDQGRNFESVLIQQLCALYGIEKSRTTPYHPAGNGQCERFNRTLHNLLRTLPVSRKRDWNSCLPQLLYSYNTTPHQATGESPFLLMFGQEPRLPIDFLLGRVQDPVAGAVHDWIQEHRTRLQIAFEGARDQLRVAAQRRKKNYDQHVRDDPLPEGQLVLLRDFSAKGRHKIQDLWGSVVHMVLKAPKEGGSVYTVAPADDQTKAKHVHRSLLKAVVRTGPGYTSDPLVPTSVHLQSEDDDGDSWFVLRYEAPSVIPQITFPGPLPQTDPAPIGSVPLVSPAAMAASEPSVRVEVPAVTRSGMEEVNLRRTQRSTA